A single Bacillus sp. HMF5848 DNA region contains:
- a CDS encoding molecular chaperone: protein MSLTNTHTDACIILAQARGYVYDFLRHVMLRQPTEEFINYIQSRAMLEEFPFEEVDTLVAEGVADIKGCLNKADLKIKDAVDSLSSDYTRLFIGPLKLKAPPWESAFKSEERLLFQKETLSVRYAYLQYGFLPENYGKEADDHIGFELDFMFHLSNLLIEKLETNQDVQEILVDQKKFLDDHLIKWGPSFGDALVANADTAFYKGVGKILRGFLLLDVIAVNQLLEQSMLLEVTQYHD, encoded by the coding sequence TTGTCCTTAACGAACACTCACACCGATGCATGTATTATTCTTGCGCAGGCTAGGGGTTATGTGTATGACTTTTTGAGGCATGTCATGTTGCGTCAACCAACGGAAGAATTTATAAATTATATTCAATCAAGAGCAATGCTTGAGGAGTTTCCTTTCGAGGAAGTTGATACATTAGTGGCAGAAGGTGTTGCAGATATAAAGGGATGTTTGAATAAAGCTGATTTAAAAATAAAAGACGCTGTAGACAGCTTATCCTCTGATTATACGCGACTTTTCATTGGACCATTGAAGCTAAAAGCGCCACCTTGGGAATCTGCTTTTAAGAGTGAAGAACGATTGTTATTTCAAAAAGAAACATTGTCAGTACGCTATGCATATCTGCAATATGGTTTTTTACCAGAGAATTATGGGAAAGAAGCCGATGACCATATTGGCTTCGAATTAGACTTTATGTTTCATTTAAGTAATTTGCTTATTGAAAAGCTTGAAACGAATCAAGATGTTCAAGAGATTTTAGTAGATCAGAAAAAATTTCTAGATGACCATTTAATAAAATGGGGCCCTAGCTTTGGAGATGCTTTAGTTGCCAATGCAGACACAGCGTTTTACAAGGGTGTTGGAAAAATATTACGTGGGTTCTTACTTTTAGATGTAATAGCAGTAAATCAATTACTTGAGCAATCAATGTTACTGGAGGTGACTCAATACCATGACTAA
- a CDS encoding thioredoxin family protein, which yields MPVWQNFYEKNKDNDFEILSVSVDIQGSDVVRPYVKDITFPTVVDTENKLASLFGFKIVPNGIFLDKEGTIKLVKQGFSVHNDEHVNAIENLIEGTIDHITLEDEYYQPSAEVSKLEKQLAETKFKLALQYSNNGEKEKALQELDEALSIDPDNFLIRKQRWYIRYPEKFSPTIDIEWQQKQLEREQLEECGPEGCVIPGTTSSDDCYER from the coding sequence CTGCCAGTTTGGCAGAATTTTTATGAAAAAAACAAAGATAATGACTTTGAAATACTTTCCGTATCTGTAGACATTCAAGGCTCTGACGTTGTTAGACCGTATGTGAAGGATATAACGTTTCCAACAGTCGTTGATACAGAAAATAAATTAGCGAGTTTATTTGGGTTTAAGATTGTCCCAAATGGAATCTTCTTAGATAAAGAAGGGACCATTAAGCTAGTAAAACAAGGTTTCAGCGTTCATAACGATGAGCATGTTAACGCTATTGAGAATTTAATAGAAGGAACGATAGACCATATTACATTAGAGGATGAGTACTATCAACCTTCAGCAGAGGTATCAAAACTAGAAAAGCAGCTTGCTGAAACAAAGTTTAAACTTGCGTTGCAATATTCAAATAATGGAGAGAAGGAGAAAGCTTTACAGGAGTTAGACGAAGCATTGTCGATTGATCCAGACAATTTTCTTATTCGAAAACAACGGTGGTATATTCGCTATCCAGAGAAATTCTCTCCGACGATTGACATCGAGTGGCAACAAAAGCAGCTTGAGAGAGAACAATTAGAAGAGTGTGGTCCAGAAGGTTGTGTCATTCCCGGTACAACAAGCAGTGATGATTGTTATGAACGCTAG
- a CDS encoding 4Fe-4S binding protein yields the protein MSLLTKWMMSLADDVVITQKCLREKSPKSNCKHCVEYCPTDAIKINNKKVTIQSELCNACGHCIPVCPTQAIEGFSTKRRVSQRTMIIDKNDIAPSHFELLYYVKRGVNQLYFENNANSEAWDDVINKVNTYLDQMNMEPIATISLMPTVIEEQEELSRRDLIQKFVTDGKIMALTTLTPAKWRYNHTNFTHSSLWDEWTFFTIKLTLERCTICKICESLCPSSSITIDKGIFSLHNKSCIGCYLCSDVCPEDAIAISEELSTKYETSHSYIDQRCAQCKSSFLAWNETNICPICQKMNSNALYKQKF from the coding sequence ATGTCTCTTTTGACAAAATGGATGATGAGTTTAGCGGATGACGTTGTTATTACACAAAAATGCTTACGTGAAAAGAGTCCTAAATCAAACTGCAAGCATTGTGTGGAATATTGTCCAACCGACGCAATAAAAATAAACAACAAGAAGGTGACAATACAATCGGAGCTCTGTAATGCTTGTGGACATTGTATTCCTGTTTGTCCTACTCAGGCAATCGAAGGATTTTCAACAAAACGTAGAGTCTCCCAGCGCACAATGATAATTGACAAGAATGATATAGCTCCTTCTCACTTTGAGCTATTATATTACGTGAAGAGAGGGGTTAATCAACTCTATTTCGAAAACAATGCTAATAGTGAAGCATGGGATGATGTCATTAATAAGGTCAATACATACTTAGATCAAATGAACATGGAACCAATTGCTACTATATCGTTGATGCCAACAGTTATAGAGGAACAAGAAGAGTTATCGCGCAGGGACTTGATTCAAAAATTCGTAACTGACGGTAAGATAATGGCCCTTACAACACTAACTCCAGCAAAATGGCGATATAATCATACAAATTTTACACATTCAAGCTTATGGGACGAATGGACTTTCTTTACCATAAAATTAACACTAGAGCGCTGCACCATATGTAAAATCTGCGAGAGTTTATGTCCTTCCTCCTCTATCACAATCGATAAAGGAATCTTCTCTCTTCATAACAAAAGTTGTATAGGATGCTACTTATGTAGTGATGTTTGTCCTGAAGATGCGATAGCAATTTCAGAAGAATTATCAACAAAATACGAAACATCTCACTCTTACATCGATCAGCGTTGTGCACAATGTAAGAGCTCATTCTTAGCTTGGAACGAAACAAATATATGCCCTATTTGTCAGAAAATGAATAGTAATGCACTGTATAAACAAAAATTTTAG
- a CDS encoding radical SAM protein → MLKELSIENIHEVTNPILQHHARLYMNIHDDFMKQVKMTGIDLEQDKVEDIKSIKQRLKEKGATFRNDDKSIVVNEISSACEACQTGVGSVTSIISLKCHKKCFYCFNPNQENYDMFSVVKSDPTKELEAMFQSGKKISHVALTGGEPLLHKQEMLHFFKYVKDKSMKIHTRLYTSGDFLDENTAKQLHEIGLDEIRFSIKMEHTLDKCRYILEKISLAKQYIPDVMVEMPVIPGTLNDMKELLIELDELNIYGINLLEFCFPYTNVEEFSKRAFKVKTPPFKVLYNYWYAGGLPIQNSEWEALKLMEFAMDQGLKLGIHYCSLENKHTGQVYQQNYPLKHDSIYKFSKRDYFLKSAKVFGEDIPRAKEIFKKRNIFLYEENEEFGYLEFHINNIQALKGLSIDVGLSYNVVETRDGDQFIRELKMDLTTPDTFNIKEDV, encoded by the coding sequence ATGCTAAAGGAGCTTTCGATAGAAAACATTCATGAAGTAACGAATCCCATTTTACAACACCATGCTCGATTGTACATGAACATACATGATGATTTCATGAAACAAGTTAAAATGACAGGTATTGATCTTGAACAGGATAAAGTAGAAGACATCAAATCCATTAAACAAAGATTAAAAGAAAAAGGTGCTACATTCCGAAATGATGATAAAAGTATTGTAGTAAACGAAATTTCGAGCGCTTGTGAAGCATGTCAAACAGGAGTAGGTTCAGTAACTTCAATTATTTCTCTGAAGTGTCACAAGAAATGCTTTTATTGCTTTAATCCAAACCAGGAAAACTATGATATGTTTTCTGTTGTGAAAAGTGATCCTACAAAGGAATTAGAGGCGATGTTTCAAAGTGGGAAAAAAATCTCACATGTCGCTTTAACAGGAGGGGAGCCATTACTTCACAAACAAGAAATGCTTCATTTCTTTAAGTATGTTAAAGACAAGTCAATGAAAATCCATACGCGTCTATACACATCGGGTGATTTCTTAGATGAAAACACGGCGAAACAGTTACACGAAATAGGATTGGACGAAATTCGCTTTAGTATAAAAATGGAGCACACTCTTGATAAATGTCGCTATATTCTTGAAAAAATTTCCTTAGCGAAACAGTACATACCTGATGTAATGGTTGAAATGCCTGTCATTCCTGGCACACTTAATGATATGAAAGAGCTGCTGATCGAATTAGACGAGCTTAACATATATGGTATTAATTTATTGGAGTTTTGTTTTCCTTACACAAACGTTGAAGAATTCAGCAAACGTGCATTCAAAGTAAAAACTCCTCCATTCAAAGTGTTATATAACTATTGGTATGCTGGTGGTTTACCGATACAAAACAGCGAATGGGAAGCTCTAAAGTTAATGGAGTTTGCCATGGATCAAGGATTAAAACTAGGTATACATTATTGCTCTTTAGAGAATAAGCACACAGGACAAGTCTACCAACAAAACTATCCGCTCAAGCATGACTCTATTTATAAGTTTTCGAAACGTGATTATTTTCTTAAGTCAGCTAAAGTGTTTGGAGAGGATATTCCTAGAGCAAAAGAGATATTTAAGAAAAGAAATATTTTTTTGTATGAAGAAAACGAAGAGTTTGGCTACTTAGAGTTTCATATAAACAACATTCAGGCGCTAAAGGGCTTATCAATAGACGTGGGACTTTCTTATAATGTTGTTGAAACGCGAGACGGTGACCAATTTATAAGAGAGCTAAAGATGGATCTTACTACACCAGACACTTTTAATATTAAAGAGGATGTTTAA
- a CDS encoding YndM family protein yields MKHIRLLLIKFVVGLVVFWISLDLFFDATFVDIASFALLLTIVSYFVGDQILLPRIGKTNTIVVDFFLTYLIVWVFGGILFESYLQVAWGSIISALLFAGSEVFVHSYIIKTIKPLVRERQLSFNQSFAYEFAEEKDPNPTKE; encoded by the coding sequence ATGAAGCATATAAGACTCTTATTGATTAAATTTGTAGTTGGTTTAGTGGTATTCTGGATTAGCTTAGACTTGTTTTTTGATGCAACCTTTGTTGATATCGCTTCATTTGCGTTACTTCTAACGATTGTATCCTATTTTGTTGGTGATCAAATCCTTCTCCCACGAATCGGTAAAACAAACACGATTGTTGTAGATTTCTTTTTGACTTATTTAATTGTCTGGGTGTTTGGTGGAATTCTTTTTGAGAGCTATTTACAAGTTGCATGGGGAAGCATTATCTCCGCGTTACTGTTTGCAGGGTCCGAAGTATTTGTTCATTCCTATATCATAAAAACTATAAAACCACTCGTGAGGGAAAGACAACTTAGCTTCAACCAAAGCTTTGCTTACGAGTTTGCTGAGGAGAAAGATCCGAATCCTACAAAAGAATAA
- a CDS encoding DmsC/YnfH family molybdoenzyme membrane anchor subunit: MLHEWPLITFTLLMQLAIGTFLMVMVMRTVLENKMDITFTSKGLLFVGPVTAIALLASLFHLGEPLGAYRSLLNISTSWLSREILFSGLFFVLWAVTFYLVKKGKDIKWIGWFTVIIGVAAVISMAGIYATSIKPAWADMNTFVAFLGTTIVFGALGVAVLSIKPLLEMKNDAALKVLKMIGYASLVAIVIQLVYVPVYVAGLANGVTAAKQSAELLSTTYAWPSMLHWVLTILGGTLFIYMITRMKGRLTQAVYAAFALVFVGELIGRLVFYATGISIIVG; the protein is encoded by the coding sequence ATGTTACATGAATGGCCACTTATAACATTTACATTACTCATGCAGCTCGCGATCGGTACATTTCTCATGGTAATGGTTATGCGCACTGTGTTAGAAAATAAGATGGATATAACATTTACGTCTAAAGGTTTGCTTTTTGTTGGACCTGTTACAGCAATTGCTTTATTAGCATCATTATTCCATCTTGGTGAGCCGCTAGGAGCTTACCGATCCTTATTAAACATAAGTACATCATGGTTAAGTCGTGAGATTCTATTCTCTGGTTTGTTCTTTGTCTTATGGGCTGTAACATTCTATCTAGTTAAAAAAGGTAAAGACATTAAGTGGATAGGGTGGTTCACAGTAATAATTGGTGTAGCAGCCGTTATTAGTATGGCTGGTATTTATGCTACATCTATTAAGCCTGCTTGGGCAGATATGAATACTTTTGTAGCTTTCTTAGGCACCACCATTGTGTTTGGCGCATTAGGGGTTGCTGTTTTATCCATTAAGCCTTTACTAGAAATGAAGAATGACGCAGCCTTAAAGGTGTTGAAGATGATAGGCTATGCTAGCCTAGTAGCAATTGTTATTCAATTAGTATATGTGCCAGTTTATGTCGCAGGTTTAGCAAATGGAGTAACTGCTGCTAAGCAATCTGCTGAACTATTATCAACCACTTATGCTTGGCCATCTATGCTGCATTGGGTGTTGACTATACTTGGGGGAACATTGTTTATATACATGATTACAAGAATGAAAGGCAGACTAACGCAGGCTGTTTACGCCGCATTTGCACTTGTGTTTGTTGGCGAATTAATTGGGCGTCTTGTGTTTTATGCAACGGGAATTTCTATTATCGTAGGATAA
- a CDS encoding DMSO/selenate family reductase complex B subunit, with the protein MQYGFYIDMKKCIGCKTCQIACKDKNDVNVGVLFRKIFDFEKGKYPNPTVEHLSLACCHCERPKCVENCPTGAMYKRAKDGLVLHDENKCIGCKMCLWSCPYMGPQYIPETRKVGKCDGCADLVDNGENPACVDSCIMRAIEFGDIAELRKKYGSVNYIEELPSPALTNPSIVIGLKD; encoded by the coding sequence ATGCAATATGGTTTTTATATAGATATGAAAAAGTGTATAGGATGTAAAACATGTCAAATTGCATGTAAAGACAAAAATGATGTAAATGTTGGAGTGTTATTTCGAAAAATATTTGATTTTGAAAAAGGAAAATATCCTAATCCAACAGTTGAACATTTATCATTAGCTTGCTGTCACTGTGAACGACCTAAATGTGTTGAAAATTGTCCAACAGGTGCGATGTATAAGCGTGCGAAAGATGGTCTCGTTTTGCATGATGAGAATAAATGTATAGGATGCAAAATGTGTTTGTGGTCTTGTCCATACATGGGACCGCAGTATATTCCAGAAACGAGAAAAGTCGGGAAGTGTGATGGTTGCGCGGATTTAGTTGATAACGGTGAAAACCCGGCATGTGTTGATTCATGTATTATGAGAGCGATAGAGTTTGGTGACATAGCAGAATTGCGTAAAAAGTATGGCTCAGTAAACTATATTGAGGAACTACCAAGTCCTGCTTTGACAAATCCGTCCATCGTCATTGGACTAAAAGATTAA
- a CDS encoding 4Fe-4S dicluster domain-containing protein — protein MSHQGFLFNTNLCIGCLACVVACKNENSTHATVNWRRVTKLNDEHYISLSCNHCDSPECFRVCPENAFTKRKVDGIVEINSKLCSGCMICVDICPIGAPQSNPLTRKVTKCDFCIERQEQGLLPACIEACSTGALKLFSYDKKLPEHTTSTIEGFENILLTHPSIRFVSPDRKKTRYFLT, from the coding sequence ATGAGTCATCAAGGCTTTTTATTTAACACCAATTTATGTATCGGCTGCTTAGCATGCGTGGTAGCTTGCAAAAATGAAAACAGTACTCATGCCACAGTGAATTGGAGACGTGTTACAAAACTAAATGATGAACATTACATCTCCCTCTCCTGCAACCATTGTGATAGCCCAGAATGCTTTCGGGTCTGTCCTGAAAATGCTTTTACGAAACGAAAAGTAGATGGTATTGTTGAAATCAACTCAAAGCTTTGTTCTGGCTGCATGATTTGTGTTGATATTTGTCCCATTGGAGCACCGCAAAGTAATCCATTAACAAGAAAAGTCACAAAATGTGACTTTTGTATTGAACGTCAAGAACAAGGACTACTTCCAGCTTGCATAGAAGCTTGTTCAACAGGAGCTTTAAAACTGTTTAGTTATGATAAAAAGCTTCCAGAGCATACGACATCTACTATTGAAGGTTTTGAAAATATACTTTTAACACATCCTTCTATTCGTTTTGTTTCTCCAGATAGAAAAAAAACAAGATATTTCTTAACATAG
- a CDS encoding GNAT family N-acetyltransferase: MKPNYEKLIEPSITTVEMFNKWENDASIIPLIRPNRNENELEHREELTQINLSQRLENHHIYLIYFNHMLVGEMSYMIDPDHLLKNETGTAWIGITIGEPEGRGKGIGFDAIQYLEKQIKNDSLKRIELGVFEFNMQARRLYEKLGYKECGYIDNFTYWQGEMWTDIRMEKYI; encoded by the coding sequence ATGAAACCTAATTATGAAAAACTAATTGAACCTAGCATAACAACAGTAGAGATGTTTAATAAATGGGAAAACGATGCGTCTATCATTCCGTTAATTCGGCCTAACCGAAATGAGAATGAGTTAGAGCATCGTGAAGAACTAACGCAAATTAACTTGTCTCAGCGCTTAGAAAACCATCACATATATCTAATTTATTTCAATCATATGTTAGTAGGGGAAATGAGCTACATGATTGACCCTGACCATTTATTGAAAAATGAGACAGGTACCGCTTGGATTGGCATCACTATTGGTGAGCCTGAGGGACGAGGAAAAGGAATCGGCTTTGATGCTATTCAATATTTAGAGAAACAAATAAAAAACGATAGTCTAAAACGAATTGAATTAGGTGTATTTGAATTCAACATGCAAGCAAGAAGGCTTTATGAAAAGTTAGGTTATAAGGAATGTGGATATATTGACAATTTTACTTATTGGCAAGGTGAAATGTGGACAGATATCCGAATGGAAAAGTATATATGA
- a CDS encoding DsbA family protein: MGKKRLEDALKRVEHHVEVVYRSFELNPSASREIDANIYENLSQKYAISLEQAKATTQNVVQMAAEVGLDFQMDKLVLTNTFDAHRLTMLAKQEGKMQEMTDRLLKAYYTEGKHIGDHTTLQALAEEVGLNRETVSNMLTSDTMTDEVRGDEQEATALGINSIPFFLINRKYAITGAQSSEVFVQSIHQIFEQDGQFTQMGETDAVCDENGCEVPEK; this comes from the coding sequence ATTGGCAAAAAGCGTCTGGAGGACGCTCTTAAGAGGGTAGAACACCACGTTGAAGTTGTATATCGAAGCTTTGAGCTTAATCCATCAGCGTCACGAGAAATTGATGCGAATATTTATGAGAATTTATCTCAGAAATACGCTATAAGCCTAGAGCAAGCAAAAGCAACCACTCAAAATGTGGTTCAAATGGCAGCAGAGGTTGGTCTAGACTTTCAGATGGATAAGCTTGTATTAACTAACACTTTTGATGCTCATCGCTTAACAATGCTCGCGAAACAAGAGGGTAAAATGCAAGAAATGACAGACAGACTCTTGAAAGCATATTATACGGAGGGCAAACATATCGGTGATCACACAACCTTACAGGCTCTCGCTGAAGAAGTGGGATTGAATCGAGAGACTGTATCTAACATGCTGACAAGTGATACTATGACGGATGAAGTGCGTGGCGACGAGCAAGAAGCGACTGCTCTTGGTATTAATAGCATTCCGTTTTTCTTGATTAACCGAAAGTATGCTATAACCGGGGCTCAGTCATCAGAAGTATTTGTGCAATCTATTCATCAAATATTTGAGCAGGATGGACAGTTTACTCAAATGGGCGAAACTGATGCCGTTTGTGATGAAAACGGCTGTGAAGTTCCCGAAAAATAA
- a CDS encoding YjcZ family sporulation protein, which produces MPAYTAPAYGYGAPAYGVNPFVLIVVLFILLIIVGSSFYC; this is translated from the coding sequence ATGCCAGCTTACACTGCTCCAGCTTATGGATATGGTGCTCCTGCTTATGGGGTTAATCCATTTGTTTTAATAGTAGTGTTGTTCATATTATTAATCATCGTTGGCAGCAGCTTCTACTGCTAA
- a CDS encoding HAD hydrolase-like protein — protein MIKCVIFDFDGTLVDSQKAIVSSWNSLANKYNAKEIKFSDLDMLKGLSMSERSKLLNFPMYKIPMIMPHFYKLFRQSIQDVALVEGVREMLQELEERGYTIVIISSNAKENILTFLEKNNITCVTDVICSSKLFGKDKLIRKFLKDNNLDESEVKYVGDEERDVIACKRVGIPVIWVGWGYDSFEVVKEANPDYMVYSPADLLHVI, from the coding sequence ATGATTAAGTGTGTCATATTTGATTTTGATGGAACGTTAGTGGATTCACAAAAAGCGATTGTATCAAGCTGGAATAGTCTTGCTAATAAATATAATGCTAAAGAAATAAAGTTCTCAGACCTTGACATGCTAAAGGGTTTGTCAATGAGTGAACGAAGTAAACTATTGAACTTTCCTATGTATAAGATTCCTATGATTATGCCACATTTCTACAAGCTGTTTCGCCAATCCATTCAGGACGTAGCACTGGTAGAAGGTGTGAGGGAGATGCTTCAGGAACTTGAAGAGAGAGGATATACCATTGTTATTATCTCTTCAAACGCTAAGGAGAATATTTTAACTTTTTTAGAAAAAAACAATATTACGTGTGTAACGGATGTTATATGTTCAAGTAAACTTTTTGGGAAAGATAAATTAATACGGAAATTTTTAAAAGATAATAACTTAGACGAATCTGAAGTGAAGTATGTAGGTGATGAAGAACGTGATGTTATTGCGTGTAAAAGGGTTGGAATACCTGTGATTTGGGTGGGGTGGGGCTACGATTCATTCGAAGTAGTAAAAGAGGCCAATCCAGATTACATGGTGTATTCACCGGCAGATTTGCTTCATGTTATATAG
- a CDS encoding molybdopterin-dependent oxidoreductase has translation MTNLLDVVSKKFSRRKFIGWSAGIAAGAAATGSIVGGLKKVEEIAEASDGDAGEKWVNAACWHNCGGRCLNKALVVDGVVVRQKTDDTIQDSADTPQQRACIRGRSQRKQVFAADRLKYPMKRKNWQPGGGNKELRGKDEWERISWDEAFTYIANEMKRIRSAYGNNSILCTGGSDTTRLLALDGGYTNNWGTLSWGSWRWGPAKFGMAEGFGKTSLNDRLDLRNSQLIVMVGANPAWSSMGNPTYHYYQAKKAGAKFVVIDPMYTDTAATLGDQWIPIRTGTDHAMFLGMAYTLLKEDDPITNPLIDWDFLHRCTIGFDRSHLPAGADPKENFKDYVLGIHDDTPKTPEWASEICGVEPLVIERLAREIARTERVALLTGWAPARIHNSDSWPQMFMTFGAMTGCMGKSGAMTGVSCHYNAASGGPRLVYGGGSGMNYIKNPSPESINDAELWDAILKGKFTAGKDVKKDINIQMIYHGYNAVLQTRQNMRTGIEAHRHVEFVVTNAHFLTTNALYSDIVLPATTEWEKVGGLSYGNRDMMIAYSQVIEPLYEAKSDREISIGIAEKLGYKEKDLYEISEKQAFFNQLAGAEVIKPDASGYETLLTITKEDIKEWGVEGTPQNGRIPLKKLLEDGVYQVPRKPGDKFGHIEYEAFRKDPVNNPLSTESGKLEIYCNALKELIDNNGWTTIRPIPTYNPPIEGYEETFADWKNKKKGKYPLQLMNPHYLRRSHSIFDNIPWLREAWASPVFLSAKDAQDRGIKTGDTVLIKNDHGQSLRIAEVSERLMPGTVGLPHGAWVDVDEKTGIDRAGADNYLTGGIPSGQGICGWNSHICEVEKWTGEPLKPDVEWKSRKIF, from the coding sequence ATGACTAATTTGTTAGATGTTGTTAGTAAAAAGTTTAGTAGACGTAAGTTTATAGGATGGTCTGCTGGGATCGCAGCCGGTGCTGCAGCTACAGGATCTATTGTAGGAGGCCTTAAAAAAGTAGAGGAAATAGCAGAAGCCTCTGATGGTGATGCCGGTGAAAAGTGGGTGAATGCTGCTTGTTGGCATAATTGTGGAGGACGCTGCTTAAACAAAGCGTTAGTAGTCGATGGTGTAGTAGTGCGTCAAAAGACAGATGATACGATACAAGATTCAGCGGATACCCCTCAGCAGCGGGCATGTATTCGTGGTCGTTCACAGCGCAAACAGGTTTTTGCAGCTGATAGATTAAAATATCCGATGAAGCGTAAAAATTGGCAACCTGGTGGTGGCAATAAAGAACTACGTGGTAAGGATGAGTGGGAGCGTATCTCTTGGGATGAAGCCTTTACGTATATTGCCAATGAGATGAAAAGAATTCGTTCCGCATACGGTAATAACTCGATTCTTTGTACAGGCGGCTCTGATACGACGAGATTGCTAGCTCTTGATGGTGGTTATACAAACAACTGGGGTACGTTATCTTGGGGATCGTGGCGTTGGGGACCAGCAAAGTTTGGTATGGCTGAAGGTTTTGGTAAAACAAGCTTAAATGACCGATTAGACTTACGAAACTCGCAATTGATTGTAATGGTAGGAGCGAATCCAGCATGGAGCTCAATGGGGAATCCAACATATCATTACTATCAAGCGAAAAAAGCGGGTGCTAAGTTTGTCGTAATTGATCCAATGTATACTGATACAGCGGCCACTCTAGGCGACCAATGGATACCAATTCGAACAGGTACCGATCATGCTATGTTTTTAGGTATGGCGTATACATTACTAAAAGAGGACGACCCAATTACGAATCCGTTAATAGATTGGGACTTCTTACATCGCTGTACAATCGGGTTTGATAGAAGTCATCTGCCTGCTGGTGCAGACCCTAAAGAGAACTTCAAAGACTATGTATTAGGTATTCACGATGATACACCTAAAACACCTGAGTGGGCTTCTGAAATCTGTGGTGTGGAACCATTAGTGATTGAACGTCTCGCCAGAGAGATTGCACGTACAGAGCGAGTGGCACTATTAACGGGATGGGCACCTGCTCGTATTCATAATTCAGACTCATGGCCACAAATGTTTATGACATTTGGTGCGATGACAGGCTGTATGGGTAAAAGCGGTGCAATGACTGGTGTCAGCTGTCATTATAATGCAGCTAGCGGAGGACCTCGTCTAGTATATGGTGGCGGTTCCGGTATGAATTATATTAAAAATCCATCACCTGAATCTATTAATGATGCGGAGCTTTGGGATGCTATTTTAAAAGGAAAGTTTACGGCAGGTAAAGACGTTAAAAAGGATATAAACATTCAAATGATTTATCACGGCTATAATGCGGTGTTACAAACTCGTCAAAATATGAGAACAGGCATTGAAGCTCACCGTCATGTTGAGTTTGTCGTAACAAATGCTCACTTTTTAACAACAAATGCATTGTATTCGGATATCGTGTTACCAGCAACGACTGAATGGGAGAAAGTAGGCGGTCTTAGTTATGGGAATCGCGATATGATGATAGCGTATTCTCAAGTGATTGAACCGTTGTATGAAGCAAAAAGCGATAGAGAGATTTCTATCGGTATAGCTGAGAAGCTAGGATATAAAGAGAAGGATCTCTATGAAATATCCGAAAAACAAGCTTTCTTCAATCAACTCGCTGGAGCAGAAGTTATTAAGCCAGATGCATCCGGTTATGAAACGTTACTAACGATTACTAAAGAAGATATTAAAGAATGGGGTGTTGAAGGCACACCTCAAAATGGGCGCATTCCATTGAAAAAATTACTTGAAGATGGTGTATATCAAGTACCTAGAAAACCTGGCGATAAGTTTGGTCATATAGAATACGAGGCATTTAGAAAAGATCCTGTTAATAATCCGCTGAGTACGGAAAGTGGAAAACTAGAAATCTATTGCAACGCCCTTAAAGAGTTGATCGATAATAATGGCTGGACAACAATTCGCCCAATCCCAACATACAATCCACCAATCGAAGGATATGAGGAAACTTTTGCGGATTGGAAAAATAAGAAAAAAGGAAAATATCCACTGCAGCTTATGAATCCACATTACTTAAGACGTTCACACAGTATTTTTGATAACATTCCATGGCTTCGTGAAGCATGGGCTAGTCCAGTGTTCTTAAGTGCAAAGGATGCCCAAGATAGAGGCATAAAAACTGGGGATACTGTTCTTATTAAAAATGATCACGGTCAAAGCTTACGAATTGCTGAAGTAAGTGAAAGACTTATGCCAGGAACTGTTGGGCTACCACACGGTGCTTGGGTAGATGTGGACGAAAAGACAGGTATTGATAGAGCGGGTGCAGATAATTACTTAACTGGAGGCATTCCATCCGGTCAAGGTATTTGTGGTTGGAATTCACACATTTGTGAAGTAGAAAAGTGGACTGGTGAACCACTTAAGCCAGACGTCGAATGGAAATCTCGAAAAATCTTCTAG